In one window of Flavobacterium ginsengisoli DNA:
- the pgi gene encoding glucose-6-phosphate isomerase: protein MALNTTNPTGTEAWKNLQNHYNAIHETTIQELFQQDSARVEKFNLQWNDFLVDYSKNNISQETVSLLLELANSIGLKDAIAQYFGGELINQTENRAVLHTALRAPESAVIKVDGENVIPEVYEVKNKIKKFTEEIISGQRKGYTGKAFTDVVNIGIGGSDLGPVMAVEALQFYKNHLNTHFVSNVDGDHVNEVIKKLNPETTLFVIVSKTFTTQETLSNSETIKEWFLKSASQEDIAKHFVAVSTNIKNVTEFGINPDNVFPMWDWVGGRFSLWSAVGLSIALAVGFDNYNDLLNGAYEMDEHFKSAEFDENIPVILALLSVWYNNFYGAESEALIPYTQYLHKLAPYLQQAFMESNGKSVGRDGKPVNYQTGTIIWGEPGTNSQHAFFQLIHQGTKRIPTDFVGFVKPLYGNEDHHDKLMSNFFAQTEALMNGKTEAQVQAEFDKQGLSAEKASYLLPFKVFTGNKPTNTILIQKLTPRSLGSLIALYEHKIFVQGVIWNIFSFDQWGVELGKQLANSILDEINSKTVKNHDSSTSFLLKHFLKNK, encoded by the coding sequence ATGGCTTTAAACACAACAAACCCAACTGGGACTGAAGCGTGGAAAAATCTACAAAACCACTATAACGCAATTCACGAAACCACAATACAAGAATTGTTTCAACAAGATAGTGCGCGCGTTGAAAAATTCAATTTGCAATGGAATGACTTTTTAGTAGATTATTCAAAAAATAATATCAGTCAAGAAACAGTTTCTCTTTTATTAGAATTAGCAAACTCAATCGGATTGAAAGATGCAATTGCACAATATTTTGGAGGAGAATTAATTAATCAGACTGAAAATCGCGCGGTTTTACACACAGCATTGCGTGCTCCAGAATCGGCAGTTATCAAAGTAGACGGAGAAAATGTAATTCCGGAAGTTTACGAAGTAAAAAATAAAATCAAAAAATTTACTGAAGAAATTATTTCTGGACAAAGAAAAGGCTACACTGGAAAAGCTTTTACAGATGTTGTAAATATTGGTATTGGAGGTTCTGACCTTGGTCCTGTTATGGCTGTTGAAGCTTTACAATTTTACAAAAATCACCTAAACACACATTTCGTTTCAAATGTTGACGGTGACCACGTAAATGAAGTTATCAAAAAACTAAATCCTGAAACGACACTTTTCGTAATTGTTTCTAAAACTTTTACTACTCAAGAAACGCTTTCGAATTCAGAAACTATAAAAGAATGGTTTTTAAAATCGGCTTCTCAAGAAGACATTGCAAAACACTTCGTAGCGGTTTCTACAAACATTAAAAATGTAACAGAATTCGGAATTAATCCAGACAACGTTTTCCCAATGTGGGACTGGGTTGGAGGAAGATTCTCTTTATGGAGCGCAGTTGGTTTAAGCATTGCTTTGGCTGTTGGATTTGATAATTATAATGATTTATTAAATGGCGCCTATGAAATGGATGAACATTTCAAATCGGCAGAATTTGATGAAAACATTCCGGTTATTTTAGCTTTGTTAAGTGTTTGGTACAATAATTTTTATGGTGCCGAAAGCGAAGCTTTGATTCCATACACACAATATTTACACAAACTTGCCCCTTATTTACAGCAAGCTTTTATGGAAAGCAACGGAAAAAGTGTTGGACGTGACGGAAAACCTGTTAATTACCAAACTGGAACAATCATTTGGGGAGAGCCAGGAACAAACTCACAACATGCTTTCTTCCAATTAATTCACCAAGGAACAAAGAGAATTCCAACAGATTTTGTGGGATTTGTAAAACCTCTTTATGGTAACGAAGATCACCACGATAAATTGATGTCAAACTTCTTTGCTCAGACTGAAGCTTTAATGAATGGAAAAACAGAAGCACAAGTTCAGGCAGAGTTTGACAAACAAGGACTTTCTGCTGAAAAAGCATCTTATTTATTGCCTTTTAAAGTATTCACTGGAAACAAACCAACTAATACAATTCTAATTCAAAAACTTACTCCAAGAAGCTTAGGTTCTTTAATTGCATTATACGAACACAAGATTTTTGTTCAAGGTGTTATTTGGAATATTTTCAGTTTTGACCAATGGGGAGTTGAATTAGGTAAGCAATTGGCAAACTCGATTTTAGACGAAATCAATTCTAAGACTGTTAAAAATCACGACAGTTCGACTTCGTTTTTGTTAAAACATTTCTTAAAAAACAAATAG